A genomic stretch from Desulfotignum balticum DSM 7044 includes:
- a CDS encoding DUF2281 domain-containing protein encodes MTVSQKIADHVRDLPEPEQIEVLDFIEYLETKARSRRSRDEAKEWSTLSLKSAMRGMEEEPSDYSMDDLKETF; translated from the coding sequence ATGACCGTTTCTCAAAAAATCGCAGATCATGTCCGGGATTTGCCGGAACCGGAACAAATTGAGGTACTGGATTTCATCGAGTATCTGGAGACAAAAGCCCGGTCGCGCAGGTCAAGGGACGAAGCAAAAGAGTGGTCGACTTTATCGCTGAAGAGTGCTATGCGGGGGATGGAGGAAGAGCCGAGTGACTACAGCATGGACGACCTGAAAGAGACCTTTTGA